The following are encoded in a window of Fusarium oxysporum f. sp. lycopersici 4287 chromosome 5, whole genome shotgun sequence genomic DNA:
- a CDS encoding acyl-CoA dehydrogenase gives MDLPASARIPIAFSEQVSKKAQKTLDEVELFVQEKCIPADAVFAQMLGNKPRERFAAHPRILEDLKYEAKRRGLWNLFLPKSHYAEGSGYSNLEYGLMAEQLGKSHIASEAMNCSAPDTGNMEVLAKFGNAAQKTEWLEPLLEGKIRSAFLMTEPDVASSDATNIQFEMKRDEDSYILNGSKWWSSGAGDPRCELYIVMGKTDPSNPNTHRQQSVLLVPARSAGITVHRMLSVFGYDDAPHGHGHISFNNVRIPASSLVLGEGQGFEIIQGRLGPGRIHHTMRCIGAAERALDLILNRIHDPSKTPFGKMLHEHGHVTTEVAKARLGIDASRLVVLNAAVKIDKADAKSALKEISEAKILVPSMLCKILDSAIQIYGGAGVSQDTPLAYMWASARTMRLVDGPDEVHMLQLGRRESRRADYVRARIQAQKDLEDKLFQLYNLQKADTLEMGWTSETKPKL, from the exons ATGGACcttccagcatcagcacgCATTCCCATTGCATTTTCTGAGCAAGTCAGCAAGAAAGCTCAAAAAACTCTGGACGAAGTCGAGCTCTTTGTCCAAGAGAAATGCATTCCAGCTGATGCAGTCTTCGCTCAGATGCTGGGTAACAAGCCCAGAGAACGTTTTGCTGCGCATCCACGGATTCTCGAGGACCTGAAATACGAGGCAAAACGTAGAGGATTGTGGAATCTTTTCTTACCAAAGAGTCACTATGCAGAGGGCAGTGGCTATAGCAATCTTGAATACGGTTTGATGGCTGAACAATTGGGGAAAAGCCATATCGCAAGCGAG GCTATGAACTGCTCAGCTCCTGATACAGGTAACATGGAGGTTCTGGCCAAGTTCGGAAATGCTGCACAGAAAACGGAATGGCTTGAGCCGCTCCTTGAGGGAAAGATCCGCTCAGCTTTTCTAATGACTGAGCCAGACGTTGCTTCCAGCGACGCCACCAACATTCAATTCGAAATGAAACGCGATGAAGATTCGTATATACTGAACGGCAGT AAATGGTGGAGCAGTGGAGCAGGCGATCCTAGATGTGAGCTGTACATCGTGATGGGCAAAACGGACCCCTCTAATCCGAACACTCATCGCCAACAGTCTGTCTTATTGGTTCCTGCGCGTTCTGCTGGTATCACTGTACACCGCATGCTGTCAGTGTTTGGATACGATGATGCTCCTCACGGTCACGGACATATCTCTTTCAACAACGTTCGTATTCCTGCATCCAGCCTCGTCTTGGGAGAAGGTCAGGGTTTCGAGATCATCCAAGGACGACTGGGTCCTGGCAGAATTCATCACACTATGCGATGCATTGGAGCG GCTGAACGCGCTCTCGATCTGATCTTGAATCGTATTCATGACCCATCGAAAACACCATTTGGCAAAATGCTTCATGAACATGGGCATGTCACTACTGAGGTAGCCAAAGCTCGCCTAGGCATAGATGCATCTAGGCTGGTCGTCCTCAACGCAGCCGTCAAGATAGATAAGGCAGATGCCAAGTCTGCCCTGAAAGAGATCTCAGAAGCCAAGATCCTTGTCCCTTCGATGCTTTGTAAGATCCTTGATAGCGCTATTCAAATTTATGGAGGCGCCGGTGTCAGCCAGGATACACCATTGGCATACATGTGGGCAAGCGCTCGGACTATGAGACTCGTTGATGGTCCTGATGAGGTTCATATGCTACAACTAGGTAGAAGGGAAAGTCGACGGGCAGATTACGTGAGGGCAAGGATACAAGCCCAGAAGGATTTGGAAGACAAGTTATTCCAGCTGTATAATTTGCAAAAGGCCGATACTTTGGAAATGGGTTGGACGAGCGAGACAAAACCAAAGCTATAG
- a CDS encoding aminoglycoside phosphotransferase, with translation MAGAVRQPIDVARLSAYIEQNVDQISLPISLKQFGHGQSNPTYQVTSATGLKFVLRKKPPGKLLSKSAHAIEREYEIIKALEATDIPVPKLYCLCEDVSIIGTPFYIMAFLDGRIFEEPWLPSLSPEERTLIWKEAVHTLAKLHSVNLTGIGLHSWKRPTSFYTRQIKALSKTSEAQASTASQPGAQNVGKLPYYDQLISFFTDHKTHPPDVRRLVHGDFKLDNLVFHKTEPRVIGILDWEMATEGHPLSDLANLLMPFSWEPQQVPFLTSETLTPELKDLQSKFQPFNVAGIRV, from the exons ATGGCGGGAGCAGTGAGACAACCCATCGATGTTGCGCGATTGAGTGCGTATATTGAACAGAATGTGGATCAAATCTCTCTTCCTATCAGCTTGAAGCAG TTTGGCCATGGCCAGTCCAATCCCACATATCAAGTTACGTCGGCGACAGGTCTCAAATTTgtcttgaggaagaagccCCCAGGGAAGCTTCTCTCTAAGAGCGCACACGCGATTGAGAGAGAGTATGAGATCATCAAAGCATTAGAGGCGACTGATATTCCTGTACCCAAGTTGTATTGTTTGTGTGAGGACGTCTCTATCATTGGGACGCCATTCTATATAATGGCATTTCTCGATGGCAGAATATTTGAAGAACCTTGGCTGCCGAGCCTTAGCCCTGAAGAGCGCACTCTGAT CTGGAAGGAGGCAGTTCATACGCTTGCGAAACTGCACTCTGTTAACTTAACAGGCATTGGGTTGCACAGCTGGAAACGGCCCACTAGCTTTTACACGCGCCAGATCAAAGCCTTATCAAAAACATCTGAGGCCCAAGCGAGCACTGCAAGTCAGCCAGGGGCACAGAATGTTGGAAAATTGCCCTATTATGACCAGCTAATCAGCTTCTTCACGGACCACAAAACCCACCCGCCCGATGTGAGGAGGTTAGTGCATGGAGACTTCAAACTTGACAATCTGGTGTTTCACAAGACCGAGCCTAGAGTGATTGGCATTTTGGACTGGGAAATGGCAACAGAAGGCCATCCGCTATCTGACCTGGCCAACTTGCTCATGCCTTTCAGTTGGGAACCGCAACAAGTGCCGTTTCTCACATCGGAGACTTTGACACCAGAGCTGAAGGATCTTCAATCAAAGTTCCAACCATTCAACGTCGCAGGAATTCGAGTATAA